Sequence from the bacterium genome:
AACCGGCGCCCGGCTCGTACCCCGCAACGTATCCGTTCGCGTCGTCGGGAAACGCCATCGCGGTGAAAACCGGGTCCGTCAGGTGCCCCAACTCACGCACCGGAAGCGCGCCCGCGTATCGATAAAGCGACCACGTCGTCTGGAGAAAAATTAACTCGCGCGTGATGAGCCACCAGCGTCCCGCGTCCGTGACGTTCGCGCCGTCGACGACGGCCGAGCCGCCGGCGTCGAACCTGAACGGCGCCGGCCCCCAACCGCCCGCCGCCGACCAGTCGAGCGCATCGTAGCCGTTTGTCACCGCGTCGCCGTACGCGTTCCAGAACGCGATGCCCGCCGCGCCGTCGCGCACGAACGTCGGGCCGAATCGATGATAGAGCGCGGGCTTCCCCGGCGCCGGAAAATCCTGCCGCGCCCATCCGGAATCGGTTTGCAACCAGGTGGCAAATCCCGCGTCGTCCTCTCCGACCAGCAACAGATACGTCGGCTCGTCGTCGTCGTCGGCCGCATCGTCGTCGGCCGCGTCGTCGTCGTTATCGTCATCGTTATCGTCATCAACATCCGTATCGTCATCGCCGATGTCATCGTCACCGCCGGTATCGTCGTCCGCGTCATCAGCAATATCGTCATCGGCATCGTCGTCGCCGATATCGTCGTTTGCGCCGTCGTTATCGTCGGATTCGGAATCGCCGCACGCGCATCCCGCGGCTACGGCGAGCGTGAGAGCGATCAGAAGGACCGGAAAAATCTTCGCTCGCATGGTCAGGCGTTCTCCTTCCGCCGCGCGACAAGCAGGCGGGAATATCGGAAAGGCACCGCGCGCGTCGTTTCGAAACCCGGCAGGTGCGCGGCGATCTCGGAAAGCACCCGGTGACGCACGTAAAACAGCGGCCGGCGCGACGCGTCATCGACCGGCGAGACGAAAAGCACGCCGCCGGGCGCAACGGCGTTTGCCGCCGTTTGCATCGCGTGCGCGAATCGCTCGTCGTCCACGATGTGCTCGATGACGTCGAGAAACAGCACGATGTCGAACGCGCCGTCGATCGTATCCGCCGTCACATCCGCGCGCAGAAAACGCACGTTCGGATGCCGCGCCGCGAGCCTTTCAAACAGCGCGTCGGTGATATCGACGGCCACCTGCTCGCGCGGGTCGAGGGCGGCGAGAAGCGCGGTGAAAAATCCGTTTCCGCATCCTATCTCGAGCACGCGCGGATTCGCGGGCGGCGCGGCGTGCGCGATCTCGCCTTGCAGCACGCGCGCGGCGGCCTCGTACATGCGCGCGTTGTCGGCCTCCGACAGACCCTCGTCGCCGACGCCCGTGAGACGCACCCCGTGGCGCGCGAGCCGGTCGCCCCAGTAGCGCGCGGCGTCGTAGTCCGCGCCGCGCCCGTAACGCACGCGATCGATGATCATCTTCCGCGCGGCGCGCGCCAGCGTGCCGATCGGGTCGCGCCGAAGCTTCGCCCACTTGCCGGGCGCGGCCGTTTCGCCCTCGTGTTTGGCGTCGTTCATGCCGCGGATGATACGGGCAACGCGCGGGCGCCAAAAGGCCGGGCGCTTTTCCTTGCCGCGATCGGCGCTATAGTGGGCGCGTCAACGGAGGACGGCATGGAACGGGTGACCGGCATCGGCGGAATTTTTTTCAAGGCGAACGACAAGGACGGCCTGCTTGCGTGGTATCGCGACATGCTGGGCTTGCCCGTCGACGAATACGGGTGCGTCGTATTTCATTGGAACAACGAGCCCGAGGGCATGCCCGCCGGACAGACGGTTTGGTCGATCTTTCCGGGCGACACGAAGTATTTCTCGCCGGGAAACGCGACCTTCATGGTGAACCTTCGCGTGCGCGACCTCGACGCCATGTTGCGCCAGCTTCGCGAAAAGGGCGCGGCCGTCGACGAGCGCGTCGAAGAGTCGGAATTCGGAAAATTCGGATGGGTCGTCGATCCGGAAGGCCATCGCATCGAGCTCTGGCAACCGCCGCCCGCTCGCTGACAGAACGAACCGCGACCGTGAGGGAGCGGGTCCCTGACGGATCGAACCGCGACCGTGAGGGAACGGATCCCTGACGGATCGAACCGCGACCGTGAGGGAGCGGATCCCTGACGGATCGAACCGCGACCGTGAGGGAGCGGATCCCTGACGGATCGCACCGCGACCGTGAGGGAGCGGATCCCTGACGGATCGAACCGCGACCGTGAGGGAGCGGGTCTGTTTACTGGAGGTTGGAATTTTGTCGATCGTCGTTGTGGGTTCGGTTGCGTACGATTCGATCAAGACGCCGCTCGGCGCCGCCGAGCGCGCGCTTGGCGGATCGGCGAGCTATTTTTCGCTCGCCGCCTCGTTTTTCACCCGTGTGTCCATCGTCGCCGCGATCGGCGAGGACTTTGAACC
This genomic interval carries:
- a CDS encoding class I SAM-dependent methyltransferase, whose translation is MNDAKHEGETAAPGKWAKLRRDPIGTLARAARKMIIDRVRYGRGADYDAARYWGDRLARHGVRLTGVGDEGLSEADNARMYEAAARVLQGEIAHAAPPANPRVLEIGCGNGFFTALLAALDPREQVAVDITDALFERLAARHPNVRFLRADVTADTIDGAFDIVLFLDVIEHIVDDERFAHAMQTAANAVAPGGVLFVSPVDDASRRPLFYVRHRVLSEIAAHLPGFETTRAVPFRYSRLLVARRKENA
- a CDS encoding VOC family protein; translated protein: MERVTGIGGIFFKANDKDGLLAWYRDMLGLPVDEYGCVVFHWNNEPEGMPAGQTVWSIFPGDTKYFSPGNATFMVNLRVRDLDAMLRQLREKGAAVDERVEESEFGKFGWVVDPEGHRIELWQPPPAR